The Deltaproteobacteria bacterium genome contains the following window.
AGCAATCAAGATGGCTCACCAGTACTGGCATCAGAGGGAAGAGGGTGGCAGGGGGAGGAGGAGCAGGTTTGTCACCCTGACGGGCGCATATCACGGGGACACGATCGGCAGTGTCAGCGCGGGGGGCATCGACCTCTTTCACGCGATTTTTGCCCCCCTGCTTTTCGAGACGGAGAAGATGCCGGCGCCGTTCTGTTACCGCTGCCCCTATGGGATGGAACGAGAGTCATGCGGGATGCACTGTGCAGAGAAGATTGCGGAAAGGCTCGCCGGGGGGGGGGATACGATCGGTGCCCTCATCATGGAGCCTGTCGTTCAGGGCGCAGCCGGCATGATCGTCCACCCCGATGGGTTTCTCAGGGCCATGCGGGAAGCAACGCAGGAAACGGGGGCCCTCCTTATCGTCGACGAGGTGGCGACGGGTTTCGGGAGGACGGGAACAATGTTCGCCGTCGAGCACGAGGGGGTGGTCCCGGATATCATGGCCCTGGCCAAGGGGTTGACGGGGGGATACCTTCCTCTGGCAGCCACGATGACGACGGAAAGGGTCTTCGAAGCCTTCCTGGGAAGGTACGAGGAGTTCAAGACGTTTTTTCACGGCCATTCCTACACGGCAAATCCCCTCGGCTGTGCCGCGGCGATGGCGACCCTTGACATCTTCGAGAGAAACGACGTGATAGCCCACGTTACGGCCATTGCGGAAAAATTGCGGGTGCGGCTCGGGGAAATCGCATCCTGGAGCAACGTGGGCGACGTCCGGCAAAAGGGGCTGATGGTGGGGATAGAGCTGGTCGAGGAGAAGGAGGGCGCCAGGCCCTTTGATCCCGCTCGGAAGGTGGGGCAGAAGGTGGCTGCCGAGACCCGGAAGAGGGGGGTTATCATACGGCCCCTGGGGGACGTGATCGTCCTCATGCCCCCGCTCACAACCACCGAAGATGAGGTCGAACTTCTCTGCGAAGCCACCTTCGGTGCGATACATGACGTCGTGAAGGGTACCTAGATGGGCGGCGTTTTCCTTTTAACGGGGACGGACACGGCCGTGGGTAAGACCTTTGTCGGGGCCCTGCTCCTTGAGGCCTGCGCCCGGGCAGGGATCCGCGCTATCGCCATGAAGCCCGTAGAGTCAGGTTGTGCGGCCTCAAAGGACGGTACTCTCCTGCCTCCTGACGCGATCAGGTACCATGCCCTCCTGGGGGACAGCTCGGTCACGCTGGAGGATGTCTGCTTTTACCGGTACGGGGAGCCGGTGAGCCCGAATATCGCGGCGAGGCGCTCTGGAGACCTCCCCGACCCCCGGGTGATAAGAGACAGGATACTGGCCGAGATGGGTCGGCGGGACGTGGTTCTCGTCGAGGGAGCGGGGGGGATCATGGTTGAGATCGTGGACGGCTACGCATTTCTCGATCTTGCGTCGGATCTCGCCATGGAGGTGATCGTCGTTGCCCCCAACCGGCTCGGGGTTCTGAACCATGTTGCGCTCACCGTGAAAACGCTCAGAAGCTCCGGAATCAGGGTGGGGGGAATCATCCTGAACGACCTTTCGGCAACCCCGGACGAGGCATCACGGCACAACCTTGAAGAGTTGAAGCGGGTCCACGGCGGTTGCGTCCTGACGCGGGTTTCATTCAATGCGGCAGCCCTCCCCGATGGTATAATCGAACAGCTGTTAGGCAAAGCATGAGGATCGGGGATACAAAAAGCAGCGAGAATGGTAATTCGGAATGGGGAATAAGAACAGTTTGCAGTTTCCGGTTACCAGTTTACCGTTTCCGGTTAACGGTTTCCGGTCGAACTCGAAACTCGAAACCGTTTTCCCGGTACCCGAATCTCTTGCAGCTCTGAACTGTGAGCTCAGAACGCAGAACTGACCTCGGGTTTGTCCTAATTTCAGGCGGTGACATGCGGGGGAAAAACATTCTCGAAAAGGGGCAGAGATGGCTCCGGTACATCGCGCTGCGCCTGGTCAGGGTCAACGACTCCCCCCACAGAGTCGCGGCGGGATTTTCCCTCGGAATATTTTTGGGCGTCTTTCCCACGTTCGGGATAGCGATTCCCCTGTCCTTCGTCCTTGCGTCCCTGTTCCGCTTCAACAGGGCATCGGCCGTCGTGGGCTCCCTTATCATGAATCCCCTGACAACGCCTTTTTTCTGGTCTGTGAGCGCTACCGTTGGGGGGGTGGTTTTCTCCGAAGATTCGCAAAAGATCCTTGCCTTGTGGGAAAAGGGCGACAAACTGGGAACGTTTTCCAAAGCGACGCTGATCTATCTCGCCGGAAACCTGATCGTTTCCACCGTCATGAGTGTTGCCGGCTATTTATTTGCCCTGAAGGCAGTCCGCGCGTACAGAAAGGGGAGGGAATTACAGGCCCGATAGCTTGTTGATTTTCTCCTTGGCGGCTTTGTTATCCGGGTTTTTCTTCAGGATGGCCTGGTAGACGTTCTTTGCCTTCTCGATCTCGTTGTTCACTTCGTGTATCAGGCCGATGCTGAGCAAGACCTCCTCGTTGCCGGGGTCAATGGACAGGCAGTGCTCGAATTTCTCCAGCGCCTCCCGGTACTTCTTGTTGATGAAGTAGAACTTCGCGATATCGATGAAGGTTTCTATACTCTTCGGCTCTTTTCCCGTTTGCCTGTCTTCGCCGGCACCGCTGTCCTGCTTTTTCTCGTCCTTGCTGTCCATTCTTCGAGAAACCCCTCTTACAGAAGCTTCGAGAGCTTCTGGAATTTCATGTTTTCTCCGAGCACCACCAGGATGTCCCCCGCCTCTACCTTGTCGTCAGCGCTCGGTGCCATGATCGTCTCCTCGGCATAGGAAGTTTCTCCGTCCTCATCGAGGGTGGGAACTTTCCTCCTGATGGCCAGGACGTTCATATTGAAGCGGGCCCTGATTCCAAGCTCTTTGAGCGTTTGGCCCTCGAACTCGCCCGGTGCAGGTATTTCAACGATGCTGTATTCGTCGGACAGCTGGATGAAATCGATAACCGTCGGTATGACGAGGGAATTCGCGAGCCTTTTTCCCATCTCGCCCTCGGGGAAGACCACCCGGTTTACACCGAGGTTGACCAGGATTCGCCCGTGGAGGTCCGTTATGGCCTTTGCCACGATCTCCCGTATGCCCATTTCCTTCAGGATCATGACCACGAGAACGCTCGCCTCGATGTCCTCGCCGATGCTCACGACGGCAACGTCGACGTTTTGAATTCCTATTGATTTAAGGGCACTTTCGTCTGTGGCATCGAGGGTTACGGCATACGTTGCGATCTCGCTGATCGCCTGGACCTTCTCTTCGTTCCTGTCGATCGCAAGGACCTGGGCACCCTTCTTGATGAGGCTTTCGGCGACGCTGAAGCCAAACCTTCCGAGCCCTATGACGGCAAACTGTCTCATCTCTACCCTACGAGAATTTTCCCCTCAGGATATTTATACATCGTAACTCCTCCTTTGTAAATAAAAGCAGCGCCGATGGTGAGGGGCCCGACCCGGCCGATGAACATCAGGGCCGTGGTCAGCATTTTTCCGATCGGGCTGTAGGTGGCGACAAAGGAGAGGTTCCCGCCGTCCCCGGTAGAGAGGCCCACGGTACCGAAGGCCGAGACGCTTTCGAAGAGGCACCGGATGAGGGGCGTCTTTTCCACCCCGAGGATCAGGATGGTGAAGAAAAGGAGGAAGAACACCGCTGACATGGCGATGAAAAATGATTTTGCCACCGATTCCTCGGGTATTTTCTTATTGAAGGCGGTGGCGTCTCTCTGCCCCCGTATGGTGCACCAGAGGGCCGTGCACATGACGGCGAAGGTGGTGGTCTTGATGCCGCCCCCCGTTCCGCCGGGGGAGGCACCGACGAACATCAGGAGCATGAACAGAAAGAGAGTGGGCTGGGTCAGCGCGGAAATATCGACGGTGTTGAACCCGGCCGTCCGCGTGGTCACCGACTGAAAGATGGAGGCGAGGATTTTTTTCGGTATGGGAAGCGCACCGATCGATCCCGGGTTGGCCGATTCCACCAGGAAGAATACGATGGTTCCCCCGCCGATCAAAATCGCCGTTGTGGTGTATACCATCTTCGAATGGAAGGAGAGCTTCACCACCTGTCCCGTCAGGAAACGGTAGGTATCGCTGAACACGATGTAGCCTATTCCTCCCATGATCACGAGTATCATGATGGTGAGGTTGACGGTGAGATCGTGCCGGTAGGGGAGGAGGTTGTCCGAAAAAGTCGAAAAACCCGCATTGTTGAAGGCCGAGACGGACTGAAAAACAGCGTGAAAAAAAGCGTCTTTGGGGTCCATCTGGGTCAGCCAGCGGGAAAAGAGGACGAATGCCCCGAGAAACTCCATGGCGATGGTAATCT
Protein-coding sequences here:
- the bioA gene encoding adenosylmethionine--8-amino-7-oxononanoate transaminase produces the protein MEKEKLLEIDRRHIWHPFTQMADWVSQEQLIITGGEGNYLTDVDGKRYFDGVSSLWVNLFGHRRREIDDAVKSQIDRVAHTTFLGLSHPQAIVLAKKLVDITPGDLSRVFYSDNGSTAMEIAIKMAHQYWHQREEGGRGRRSRFVTLTGAYHGDTIGSVSAGGIDLFHAIFAPLLFETEKMPAPFCYRCPYGMERESCGMHCAEKIAERLAGGGDTIGALIMEPVVQGAAGMIVHPDGFLRAMREATQETGALLIVDEVATGFGRTGTMFAVEHEGVVPDIMALAKGLTGGYLPLAATMTTERVFEAFLGRYEEFKTFFHGHSYTANPLGCAAAMATLDIFERNDVIAHVTAIAEKLRVRLGEIASWSNVGDVRQKGLMVGIELVEEKEGARPFDPARKVGQKVAAETRKRGVIIRPLGDVIVLMPPLTTTEDEVELLCEATFGAIHDVVKGT
- the bioD gene encoding dethiobiotin synthase, with translation MGGVFLLTGTDTAVGKTFVGALLLEACARAGIRAIAMKPVESGCAASKDGTLLPPDAIRYHALLGDSSVTLEDVCFYRYGEPVSPNIAARRSGDLPDPRVIRDRILAEMGRRDVVLVEGAGGIMVEIVDGYAFLDLASDLAMEVIVVAPNRLGVLNHVALTVKTLRSSGIRVGGIILNDLSATPDEASRHNLEELKRVHGGCVLTRVSFNAAALPDGIIEQLLGKA
- a CDS encoding DUF2062 domain-containing protein, encoding MRGKNILEKGQRWLRYIALRLVRVNDSPHRVAAGFSLGIFLGVFPTFGIAIPLSFVLASLFRFNRASAVVGSLIMNPLTTPFFWSVSATVGGVVFSEDSQKILALWEKGDKLGTFSKATLIYLAGNLIVSTVMSVAGYLFALKAVRAYRKGRELQAR
- a CDS encoding tetratricopeptide repeat protein; its protein translation is MDSKDEKKQDSGAGEDRQTGKEPKSIETFIDIAKFYFINKKYREALEKFEHCLSIDPGNEEVLLSIGLIHEVNNEIEKAKNVYQAILKKNPDNKAAKEKINKLSGL
- a CDS encoding NAD(P)-binding domain-containing protein, which produces MRQFAVIGLGRFGFSVAESLIKKGAQVLAIDRNEEKVQAISEIATYAVTLDATDESALKSIGIQNVDVAVVSIGEDIEASVLVVMILKEMGIREIVAKAITDLHGRILVNLGVNRVVFPEGEMGKRLANSLVIPTVIDFIQLSDEYSIVEIPAPGEFEGQTLKELGIRARFNMNVLAIRRKVPTLDEDGETSYAEETIMAPSADDKVEAGDILVVLGENMKFQKLSKLL
- a CDS encoding Trk family potassium uptake protein yields the protein MAKKDGKKQLGPARILPLGFLMMIGVGTILLSLPLSSSSGKAIPIVDALFTATSGVCVTGLITKNTAVDFSLFGKIVILILIQAGGLGYMTLSTIIALLIGKRISLQDRLLIAEAYNVLSLGGLVRFTKTIFKITIAMEFLGAFVLFSRWLTQMDPKDAFFHAVFQSVSAFNNAGFSTFSDNLLPYRHDLTVNLTIMILVIMGGIGYIVFSDTYRFLTGQVVKLSFHSKMVYTTTAILIGGGTIVFFLVESANPGSIGALPIPKKILASIFQSVTTRTAGFNTVDISALTQPTLFLFMLLMFVGASPGGTGGGIKTTTFAVMCTALWCTIRGQRDATAFNKKIPEESVAKSFFIAMSAVFFLLFFTILILGVEKTPLIRCLFESVSAFGTVGLSTGDGGNLSFVATYSPIGKMLTTALMFIGRVGPLTIGAAFIYKGGVTMYKYPEGKILVG